A single region of the Longimicrobium sp. genome encodes:
- a CDS encoding serine/threonine-protein kinase yields MADPGIARARYQGLVAARRWTHDPARPTADFSLAVGDRIGELTVIGHLARGRMTELYQVWSNRHWCALTGKVVHPEFAGAKAPASFRNEARVLHRLRHPNIVQLFGSGVAEGRSYLLMEYLAGPSLFDVLEAMPKRRLHVPDAIRAVMNVGAAVHYLHRCGYLYRDLKPANIHLREGVPVLLDFDVVRPIKLTSRPTDRLGTAPYMAPEQVRQEPLSPATDVYGLGALLYELLTGRWPNEEPEEDDEDFWDEDEDWEEPAASKAAPNPDDTPRALTTRELESRYPQICQAPVSPRQHNPQIPAELEGMILRALDSDPRARFQTISGMLAALAPMLKGRNRLWPEEAPIERRADTQSR; encoded by the coding sequence ATGGCCGATCCCGGGATCGCGCGGGCCCGCTACCAGGGGCTGGTGGCGGCGCGCCGCTGGACCCACGACCCCGCCCGCCCCACGGCGGACTTTTCCCTCGCCGTGGGCGACCGCATCGGCGAGCTCACCGTGATCGGGCACCTGGCGCGCGGCAGGATGACGGAGCTGTACCAGGTGTGGAGCAATCGCCACTGGTGCGCCCTCACCGGCAAGGTGGTGCACCCCGAGTTCGCGGGGGCGAAGGCGCCGGCCTCCTTTCGCAACGAGGCGCGCGTCCTCCACCGGTTGCGCCACCCCAACATCGTGCAGCTCTTCGGGAGCGGGGTGGCGGAGGGGAGGTCGTACCTGCTGATGGAGTACCTGGCGGGCCCCTCGCTCTTCGATGTCCTGGAGGCGATGCCCAAGCGCCGCCTTCACGTGCCCGACGCCATCCGCGCGGTGATGAACGTGGGCGCCGCCGTGCACTACCTCCACCGCTGCGGCTACCTGTACCGCGACCTGAAGCCGGCCAACATCCACCTGCGCGAAGGGGTGCCGGTGCTGCTGGACTTCGACGTGGTGCGTCCCATCAAGCTCACCAGCCGCCCCACGGACCGGCTGGGGACGGCGCCGTACATGGCCCCGGAGCAGGTGAGGCAGGAGCCGCTCTCCCCCGCCACCGACGTGTACGGGCTGGGGGCGCTTCTCTACGAGCTGCTGACGGGGCGCTGGCCCAACGAGGAGCCGGAGGAGGACGACGAGGACTTCTGGGACGAGGACGAAGATTGGGAGGAGCCGGCCGCGAGCAAGGCGGCGCCGAACCCGGACGACACGCCGCGCGCGCTCACCACGCGCGAGCTGGAGTCGCGCTACCCGCAGATCTGCCAGGCGCCGGTCTCGCCGCGCCAGCACAACCCGCAGATCCCGGCCGAGCTGGAGGGGATGATCTTGCGCGCGCTGGACTCCGATCCCCGCGCCCGCTTCCAGACCATCTCCGGTATGCTAGCGGCTCTCGCCCCGATGCTCAAGGGCCGCAACCGCTTGTGGCCGGAGGAAGCGCCCATCGAGAGAAGGGCGGATACGCAGTCGCGCTAG
- a CDS encoding DUF3293 domain-containing protein: MCGPDEALRAAYLETSWSVRVPGGTLRLAPGSPAPRPLRPAAIVTAYNPASVHASAAENRVAARRLLTQVVALGVPCLPARAHAPDPRWNEPGTALLGPAALDAAVRLGIEWGQNAILAVDDAGLVSLVATRPGFCGREPGDVIG; the protein is encoded by the coding sequence GTGTGCGGCCCTGACGAGGCGCTGCGGGCGGCGTACCTGGAGACCTCCTGGTCGGTCCGCGTCCCCGGGGGCACGCTCCGCCTGGCCCCCGGCAGTCCCGCTCCGCGCCCGCTCCGTCCCGCCGCCATCGTCACCGCCTACAACCCGGCCTCCGTGCATGCTTCGGCGGCCGAGAACCGCGTCGCCGCGCGCCGCCTGCTCACTCAGGTGGTGGCGCTGGGCGTTCCGTGCCTCCCCGCACGCGCCCACGCTCCCGACCCGCGCTGGAACGAGCCCGGCACCGCCCTCCTCGGCCCCGCCGCCCTCGACGCCGCCGTACGCCTCGGAATCGAATGGGGCCAGAACGCCATCCTCGCGGTCGACGATGCCGGCCTCGTCTCGCTCGTCGCCACGCGGCCCGGCTTCTGCGGGCGCGAGCCGGGGGACGTGATCGGGTGA
- a CDS encoding CBS and ACT domain-containing protein, protein MTRDPVAVPAGATLGEALRLMREHRVRHLPVVEGGEVVGMISDRDLRLAMPSPLGMESAEDVAAVEGTPVADVMARGAITVGPFDTVEDAAVRMRRHRVGSLPVVDAEGALLGILTETDILQAFVEILTASGPSSRLEISLPDRPGELSRAMRVIGEELKINVNSVMVTGVDAEGRKTAVVHLATIDPREAIAALERAGARVGWPSLENDLRRMEGA, encoded by the coding sequence ATGACCCGCGACCCCGTCGCGGTGCCGGCCGGCGCGACGCTGGGGGAGGCGCTCCGCCTGATGCGCGAGCACCGCGTGCGCCACCTGCCCGTCGTCGAGGGCGGCGAGGTGGTGGGGATGATCAGCGACCGCGACCTGCGCCTCGCCATGCCCTCGCCGCTGGGGATGGAGAGCGCCGAGGACGTCGCCGCCGTCGAGGGGACGCCCGTGGCCGACGTCATGGCGCGCGGCGCGATCACCGTGGGGCCTTTCGACACCGTCGAGGACGCCGCCGTGCGCATGCGCCGCCATCGCGTGGGTTCGCTCCCGGTGGTGGATGCGGAGGGCGCGCTCCTGGGAATCCTCACCGAGACGGACATCCTGCAGGCGTTCGTGGAGATCCTGACCGCCTCCGGGCCCTCCTCGAGGCTGGAGATCTCCCTTCCCGACCGCCCCGGCGAACTCTCGCGCGCCATGCGGGTGATCGGCGAGGAGCTGAAGATCAACGTCAACAGCGTGATGGTGACTGGAGTGGACGCGGAGGGGCGCAAGACCGCCGTGGTGCACCTGGCCACCATCGACCCGCGCGAGGCGATCGCGGCGCTGGAGCGGGCGGGGGCGCGCGTGGGCTGGCCGTCGCTGGAGAACGACCTGCGGCGGATGGAGGGCGCTTGA
- a CDS encoding acetoin utilization protein AcuC yields MKTALVWDPAVTAYRFRPDHPFNPKRLELTVSLMEAMGLLEAEHVGIVAPRQATEEELLRVHTPEYVEAVRRFSEPGARAADGWKWGLGTDDTPLFPGMHDVTALVTGATLRAAELVMSGEYTRAFNIAGGLHHAHRDRGSGFCVYSDLAAAIAWIREAHGARVMYIDYDAHHGDGVQGIFYDDPEVLTLSIHESGRYLFPGTGFVDELGEGEGYGYSLNVPLEPFTEDDSWIGLYERLLPDIADAFRPDVIVLQNGCDGHTYDPLTHLRATTRLYEETVRITCEVADRHCGGRVIATGGGGYAVWTAVPRAWALVWAALSGQSAPDVIPHAWNDRWQGESPDLLPERLRDPEGLFPAVPRRAEIEATNRRTVESLRRQALPLLRGWGLGF; encoded by the coding sequence GTGAAGACGGCGCTGGTGTGGGACCCGGCGGTCACCGCCTACCGATTCCGCCCCGACCATCCCTTCAACCCCAAGCGGCTGGAGCTCACCGTCTCGCTGATGGAGGCGATGGGGCTGCTGGAGGCGGAGCACGTCGGCATCGTCGCACCCCGCCAGGCCACGGAGGAGGAGCTGCTGCGGGTGCACACGCCGGAGTACGTGGAGGCGGTGCGGCGCTTCAGCGAGCCGGGCGCGCGCGCCGCGGATGGCTGGAAGTGGGGGCTTGGGACGGACGACACGCCGCTCTTCCCCGGGATGCACGACGTGACCGCGCTGGTGACCGGCGCCACCCTGCGCGCCGCCGAGCTGGTGATGAGCGGCGAGTACACGAGGGCCTTCAACATCGCCGGCGGGCTGCACCACGCGCACCGCGACCGCGGCTCCGGCTTCTGCGTGTACAGCGATCTGGCGGCGGCCATCGCGTGGATACGCGAGGCGCATGGGGCGCGGGTGATGTACATCGACTACGACGCCCACCACGGCGACGGCGTGCAGGGGATCTTCTACGATGATCCCGAGGTACTCACGCTCTCCATTCACGAGTCGGGGCGCTACCTCTTTCCCGGCACCGGCTTCGTGGACGAGCTGGGCGAGGGGGAGGGGTACGGCTACTCGCTCAACGTGCCGCTGGAGCCGTTCACGGAAGACGATTCGTGGATCGGCCTCTATGAGCGCCTCCTCCCCGACATCGCGGACGCGTTTCGGCCGGACGTTATCGTGCTGCAGAACGGGTGCGACGGGCACACGTACGATCCGCTCACCCACCTGCGCGCCACCACGCGGCTGTACGAGGAGACGGTGCGGATCACCTGCGAGGTGGCCGACCGGCACTGCGGCGGCCGGGTGATCGCGACGGGCGGAGGAGGGTACGCGGTGTGGACGGCGGTGCCGCGCGCCTGGGCGCTGGTGTGGGCCGCGCTCTCCGGCCAGTCCGCGCCGGACGTCATCCCCCACGCATGGAACGACCGCTGGCAGGGGGAGTCGCCCGACCTGCTCCCCGAACGGCTGCGCGACCCGGAGGGGCTCTTCCCCGCCGTGCCGCGGCGCGCCGAGATCGAGGCGACCAACCGCCGAACCGTCGAATCGCTTCGCCGCCAGGCCCTCCCGCTCCTCCGCGGGTGGGGGCTCGGCTTCTGA
- a CDS encoding GNAT family N-acetyltransferase, with the protein MPTEPDAPATPQGLLPAAVYDKENRLSAVRPYRPDDRESLERFYAEFTPKREAQGLPPEGAPRVARWLDSILRAGTHLLVEHEGRLVGHAMIMPTDRPGVSEYAIFLEEAVRGQGLGTEVNILTAQVARTMRIDRLWLSVEPRNRPAVRSYEKAGFRFKPETVFTPELEMELVL; encoded by the coding sequence GTGCCCACCGAACCCGACGCGCCCGCCACCCCGCAGGGGCTGCTCCCCGCCGCGGTGTACGACAAGGAGAACCGATTGTCCGCCGTACGTCCGTACCGCCCCGACGACCGCGAGTCGCTGGAGCGGTTCTACGCCGAATTCACCCCGAAGCGCGAGGCGCAGGGGCTCCCGCCGGAGGGGGCGCCCCGCGTGGCGCGCTGGCTGGACTCCATCCTCCGCGCCGGCACGCACCTCCTGGTGGAGCACGAGGGGCGGCTGGTGGGGCACGCCATGATCATGCCCACCGACCGGCCCGGCGTGTCCGAGTACGCCATCTTCCTGGAAGAGGCCGTGCGCGGGCAGGGGCTCGGCACCGAGGTCAACATCCTGACGGCGCAGGTGGCGCGCACGATGCGCATCGACCGGCTCTGGCTCTCGGTGGAGCCGCGCAACCGGCCCGCCGTGCGCTCGTACGAGAAGGCCGGCTTCCGCTTCAAGCCGGAGACGGTGTTCACGCCGGAGCTGGAGATGGAACTGGTGCTGTAA
- a CDS encoding M1 family metallopeptidase: MRNFVSHAAVLATLAIAGACAPVAEPIVRPLPTGPALDTAGRTFVQRVIPPPEFQAAVQRGTRSETGAPGRRYWQNRVRYTIRAELDPRTPRVTGSERIVYVNNSPDSLPVITMNFYQNLFRQVTGGLTITRFQVAGQTLGEVSQPDYEANLREGRRTAGYLVNGTLARVLLQRALPAGDSIAFDIDWNFKVPPAQAPRTGFEDALGGRVLQVAQWYPQIAVYDDVVGQDVTPYQEQGEFYLDYGDWDVQLTLPAQYLITATGTLQNPEQVLAPETRARLARAMQTDSVTHVVTRADLERSTLAGTGGKVTWRFRAENVRDFAFATSNRYLWDVTRGTIPTAGGGTRHIPVHAMYRAGAPFWDRAVRHADQSIEFLSRQMVPYIYPHISVSEGPIYGMEYPMLVFVGKPTGQEERLYEVIAHEVGHEWLPMMVGQDEAAFPWMDEGINTYQEALAFHDYYPRSNHWADPRAATLGASGPAARLQPLMTHGDQQNAVLYGVTAYYKPGLLMRSLQATLGDDVFFRGMRTYMNEWQLKHPYPWDFFNTMERVSGRDLDWFWYPYFFRNATFDQGIAAVSTGADSVRVSVRDYGQAPGPTFVTVTMRDGTTARATIPVERWLQPSTRLQTVTVRVNGPVARVELDPEQYFLDVNRRNNVWAGK; this comes from the coding sequence TTGAGGAACTTCGTCAGCCACGCGGCTGTCCTTGCCACGCTCGCCATCGCCGGGGCCTGCGCGCCGGTGGCGGAACCGATCGTACGGCCGCTTCCCACCGGGCCCGCGCTGGACACGGCGGGGCGCACCTTCGTGCAGCGCGTGATCCCTCCGCCGGAGTTCCAGGCGGCGGTGCAGCGCGGCACCCGCAGCGAGACGGGCGCGCCCGGCCGGCGCTACTGGCAGAACCGGGTGCGCTACACTATCCGCGCCGAGCTGGACCCCCGCACGCCGCGAGTGACGGGGTCGGAGCGGATCGTGTACGTCAACAACTCGCCCGACTCGCTCCCCGTCATCACCATGAACTTCTACCAGAACCTGTTCCGGCAGGTGACGGGGGGGCTCACCATCACTCGCTTCCAGGTGGCGGGGCAGACACTGGGCGAGGTGTCGCAGCCGGACTACGAGGCCAACCTGCGCGAGGGGCGCCGCACCGCCGGCTACCTGGTGAACGGCACGCTGGCCCGCGTGCTCCTGCAACGCGCGCTGCCCGCGGGCGACAGCATCGCCTTCGACATCGATTGGAACTTCAAGGTGCCGCCGGCCCAGGCGCCGCGCACCGGCTTCGAGGACGCGCTCGGCGGGCGCGTGCTGCAGGTGGCGCAGTGGTATCCGCAGATCGCCGTGTACGACGACGTGGTGGGGCAGGACGTGACGCCGTACCAGGAACAGGGCGAGTTCTACCTGGACTACGGCGACTGGGACGTGCAGCTCACCCTTCCCGCGCAGTACCTGATCACGGCGACGGGCACGCTGCAGAACCCCGAGCAGGTGCTGGCGCCCGAGACGCGCGCGCGCCTCGCCCGCGCCATGCAGACGGACTCGGTGACGCACGTGGTGACGCGGGCGGACCTGGAGCGGTCCACGCTCGCCGGCACCGGCGGCAAGGTGACCTGGCGCTTCCGGGCGGAGAACGTGCGCGACTTCGCCTTCGCCACCTCCAACCGCTACCTGTGGGACGTCACCCGCGGCACCATCCCCACGGCCGGCGGCGGGACGCGCCACATCCCGGTGCACGCCATGTACAGGGCCGGCGCGCCGTTCTGGGACCGCGCGGTGCGCCACGCGGACCAGTCGATCGAGTTCCTGAGCCGGCAGATGGTGCCGTACATCTACCCGCACATCAGCGTAAGCGAGGGGCCGATCTACGGGATGGAGTACCCGATGCTCGTCTTCGTGGGGAAGCCGACCGGCCAGGAGGAGCGGCTGTACGAGGTGATCGCGCACGAGGTGGGGCACGAGTGGCTCCCCATGATGGTGGGCCAGGACGAGGCCGCGTTCCCCTGGATGGACGAGGGGATCAACACCTACCAGGAGGCGCTGGCGTTCCACGACTACTATCCGCGCTCCAACCACTGGGCGGACCCGCGCGCCGCCACGCTGGGGGCCAGCGGTCCCGCCGCCCGCCTGCAGCCGTTGATGACGCACGGCGACCAGCAGAACGCGGTGCTCTACGGCGTCACGGCCTACTACAAGCCGGGCCTCCTGATGCGCTCGCTGCAGGCGACGCTGGGCGACGACGTTTTCTTTCGCGGGATGCGCACCTACATGAACGAGTGGCAGTTGAAGCACCCGTATCCGTGGGACTTCTTCAACACGATGGAGCGGGTGTCGGGGCGCGACCTCGACTGGTTCTGGTACCCGTACTTCTTTCGCAACGCGACGTTCGACCAGGGGATCGCGGCGGTGTCGACGGGCGCGGACTCGGTGCGCGTCTCGGTGCGCGACTACGGCCAGGCGCCCGGCCCCACCTTCGTGACGGTGACGATGCGCGACGGCACCACCGCCCGCGCCACCATCCCGGTGGAGCGCTGGCTGCAGCCCTCCACCCGCCTGCAGACGGTCACGGTGCGGGTGAACGGCCCGGTTGCCCGCGTGGAGCTGGACCCGGAGCAGTACTTTCTGGACGTGAACCGGCGGAACAACGTGTGGGCTGGGAAGTAG
- a CDS encoding GAF domain-containing sensor histidine kinase, which translates to MPHRDTLLRIYECGEPDAALRELALALAGPEARRRAWWVGAKGELKGAEPAACPPPQEVLQGVARGAESVTLADGREVRILPLREGGALALAATAWEGEGWSEIADAFGRVAGRADELRRAEEERDELRQRAEESEALHVLGLAANRTLDPDEVLALVARFARALLGAHYVTVNTAALDGALRTTASVGLRAHDGESDDPFALRVAEAGKPVVLEGEEVDAEPFHAAEGMQAGVGVPLSLFGETFGALVIGYRRAYEPAPRDVRLALTLAGHAAVAIGNARLHRTLAERGGELERANEELRWSTEAKERFFASMSHELRTPLNSILGYQDLLLDGVVGPIPAGARSFLERAQRATRSLLLLVNDVLDLSKLAAGKMDLVCHPARVRAIVDEALATVEPLAVAQEITVEVVSADAVPLISTDSDRVRQILLNLLSNAVKFTDRGRITVSIEPVAEGVEVHVADTGRGIAPEHQERIFHEFEQVPGSRVSGGTGLGLPISRKLARLLGGELRVKSTPGEGSVFTLRLPHAVPADD; encoded by the coding sequence ATGCCCCACCGCGACACCCTGCTGCGCATCTATGAGTGCGGAGAGCCCGATGCGGCGCTCCGCGAGCTTGCGCTCGCCCTGGCGGGGCCGGAGGCGCGCCGGCGGGCGTGGTGGGTGGGGGCAAAGGGCGAGCTCAAGGGCGCCGAGCCCGCGGCTTGCCCCCCGCCCCAGGAGGTGCTCCAGGGGGTGGCGCGCGGCGCGGAGAGCGTCACGCTGGCGGACGGGCGCGAAGTGCGCATCCTCCCCCTCCGCGAGGGGGGCGCGCTGGCGCTGGCCGCCACCGCGTGGGAGGGCGAGGGGTGGAGCGAGATCGCCGATGCGTTCGGGCGGGTGGCCGGGCGCGCGGACGAGCTGAGGCGCGCGGAGGAGGAGCGCGACGAGCTCCGCCAGCGCGCCGAGGAGAGCGAGGCGCTGCACGTGCTCGGCCTGGCCGCCAACCGTACGCTGGACCCCGACGAGGTGCTGGCGCTGGTGGCCCGCTTCGCCCGCGCGCTGCTGGGCGCCCACTACGTCACCGTCAACACGGCGGCGCTGGATGGGGCGCTGCGCACCACGGCGTCGGTGGGGCTGCGTGCGCACGACGGCGAATCGGACGACCCCTTTGCGCTACGCGTGGCCGAGGCGGGGAAGCCGGTGGTGCTGGAGGGCGAAGAGGTCGACGCCGAGCCCTTCCACGCCGCCGAGGGGATGCAGGCGGGGGTGGGCGTGCCGCTCTCCCTCTTCGGCGAGACGTTCGGGGCGCTGGTGATCGGCTACCGGCGCGCCTACGAGCCCGCCCCGCGCGACGTGCGCCTGGCCCTGACGCTGGCGGGGCACGCGGCGGTCGCCATCGGCAACGCGCGCCTGCACCGCACGCTGGCCGAGCGCGGCGGCGAGCTGGAGCGCGCGAACGAGGAGCTGCGCTGGAGCACCGAGGCCAAGGAGCGCTTCTTCGCCTCCATGAGCCACGAGCTGCGCACACCGCTCAACTCCATCCTGGGCTACCAGGACCTCCTGCTGGACGGCGTCGTGGGGCCCATTCCGGCGGGGGCGCGCTCGTTCCTGGAGCGGGCGCAGCGGGCCACGCGCTCGCTCCTCCTGCTGGTGAACGACGTGCTGGACCTCTCCAAGCTCGCCGCCGGCAAGATGGACCTCGTCTGCCACCCGGCACGCGTGCGCGCCATCGTGGACGAGGCGCTCGCCACCGTCGAGCCGCTCGCCGTGGCGCAGGAGATCACCGTGGAGGTGGTGTCGGCCGATGCCGTTCCGCTGATCTCCACCGACTCGGACCGTGTACGCCAGATCCTTCTGAACCTCCTCTCCAACGCGGTCAAGTTCACCGACCGCGGACGGATCACCGTGTCCATCGAGCCGGTGGCGGAGGGGGTGGAGGTGCACGTGGCGGACACGGGGCGCGGGATCGCGCCGGAGCACCAGGAGCGCATCTTCCACGAGTTCGAGCAGGTCCCGGGCTCCAGGGTGAGCGGCGGCACGGGGCTGGGGCTCCCCATCTCCCGCAAGCTGGCGCGGCTGCTGGGGGGCGAGCTGCGGGTGAAGAGCACGCCGGGCGAGGGCTCCGTCTTCACCCTGCGCCTTCCGCACGCGGTGCCGGCGGATGACTGA
- a CDS encoding tetratricopeptide repeat protein, which translates to MTEALSPVRLTQLASDQERLGHWDEAAGLYARAFRESLHSGAVEHASDALRGQARVRNRERRWDEAEELAELSREIAERAGLARAAARAVNVVGLIRHARGDWRGAHALFARAHELALDLGDDELAGFALQNTGVIANLMGDLREARTLYLECIGSFVRSGSSASAALAYNNLGMVCGDLHEWMEAEIFYARGIEIAERIGDSPALAFLLSNRSQPLIEVGDTESALASLNRAEEIAAKIGERGVLSDVARYRGVLALRTGDEAGAEESLNQALDLAMGPGQEVERAAALRELGELHRRRGHTAQARNAFTEARTLFAGLGAGRDVAEIDNRLARLRESEPTLQTVET; encoded by the coding sequence ATGACTGAGGCGCTCTCCCCCGTCCGGCTCACGCAGCTCGCGTCGGACCAGGAGCGGCTGGGGCACTGGGACGAGGCGGCCGGGCTGTACGCGCGCGCCTTCCGCGAATCGCTCCACTCCGGCGCGGTGGAGCACGCGTCCGATGCCCTGCGCGGGCAGGCGCGGGTGCGCAACCGCGAGCGGCGCTGGGACGAGGCGGAGGAGCTGGCCGAGCTGAGCCGCGAGATCGCGGAGCGGGCCGGGCTCGCGCGCGCCGCCGCCCGCGCCGTCAACGTCGTCGGCCTCATCCGCCACGCCCGCGGCGACTGGAGGGGGGCGCACGCCTTGTTCGCTCGCGCCCATGAGCTGGCGCTGGACCTGGGCGACGACGAGCTGGCCGGCTTCGCCCTCCAGAACACCGGGGTGATCGCCAACCTGATGGGCGACCTGCGCGAGGCGCGCACGCTGTACCTGGAGTGCATCGGCTCGTTCGTGCGCTCGGGGAGCAGCGCGAGCGCCGCGCTGGCGTACAACAACCTGGGGATGGTCTGCGGCGACCTGCACGAGTGGATGGAAGCGGAAATCTTTTACGCGCGCGGCATCGAGATCGCGGAGCGGATCGGCGACTCCCCCGCCCTCGCCTTTCTCCTGTCGAACCGCTCGCAGCCGCTGATCGAGGTGGGAGACACGGAAAGCGCTCTCGCATCGCTCAACCGCGCCGAAGAGATCGCCGCGAAGATCGGAGAACGGGGGGTGCTCTCCGACGTGGCGCGCTACCGGGGCGTGCTGGCGCTGCGCACGGGCGACGAGGCCGGCGCCGAGGAGTCGCTGAATCAGGCCCTGGATCTGGCCATGGGGCCCGGCCAGGAGGTGGAGCGCGCGGCCGCGCTCCGCGAGCTGGGGGAGCTCCACCGCAGGCGCGGGCACACGGCCCAAGCACGAAACGCGTTCACGGAAGCGCGCACTCTTTTCGCGGGGCTGGGCGCCGGGCGAGACGTCGCGGAGATCGACAATCGCCTCGCGCGGCTTCGCGAATCAGAGCCAACCCTCCAGACCGTAGAGACTTAG
- a CDS encoding GAF domain-containing sensor histidine kinase, with product MLSALAPRSTPPQEGDLLRAALRAGCQDDPESALWTLAESLHDALGLHCALWVDADAESVAAYPSGMEAGAGVRGVAAQAVVAESYSAHSLGREMETRFPGAEIQVLPLANSQGALLLAAPAGAFEDPDAWAPLAETLATVRARHTQLVEAREECSRLRERAEETEALDVLGLAANRTLDPDEVVGLVARFTRTLLGADYAVVSTGEGGHLRACAGVGIQAALPSPEDDPLARCVVEAGKPVYLGDGEELRADDFTLHATEGMRAGLGVPLSLFGEHFGALVIGYREPYRITRQDARLAVTLARHAAVAISNAQLHRAVEERSRELEGAYEKLSELSAVKERFFNMVSHELRTPINSVKGYGDLLLRGAAGPLPDRAKLYLERSRTATLTLMELINDLLDFAKLDAGRMEASLEPCPLRELMDASIAVAEPLASARGLRLRSEPGEGAPVLRTDSRRVKQILTNLLSNAIKFTPDGEVVLAARADGEWMELRVSDTGRGIPAEHLDRIFEEFHQLPGSEGTGLGLPISRKLARLLGGDLRVESEVGAGSTFILRIPGVLPPRHDD from the coding sequence ATGCTTTCCGCCCTAGCTCCACGCTCCACGCCCCCCCAAGAGGGGGACCTCCTCCGTGCCGCCCTTCGCGCCGGGTGCCAGGACGACCCCGAGAGCGCGCTCTGGACGCTCGCCGAGTCGCTCCACGACGCGCTCGGCCTCCACTGCGCGCTGTGGGTGGACGCGGACGCGGAGAGCGTCGCCGCCTATCCGAGCGGGATGGAGGCGGGGGCCGGGGTGCGCGGGGTAGCGGCCCAGGCCGTGGTCGCGGAGAGCTACTCCGCGCACTCGCTGGGGAGGGAGATGGAGACGCGCTTCCCTGGCGCCGAGATCCAGGTGCTCCCGCTGGCCAACTCCCAGGGCGCGCTCCTGCTGGCCGCCCCGGCGGGAGCGTTCGAGGATCCGGACGCGTGGGCGCCGCTGGCCGAGACGCTGGCGACGGTGCGCGCGCGGCACACGCAGCTCGTGGAGGCGCGCGAGGAGTGCAGCCGCCTGCGCGAGCGCGCCGAAGAGACCGAGGCGCTCGACGTGCTGGGCCTCGCCGCCAACCGCACGCTCGATCCGGACGAGGTGGTGGGGCTGGTGGCGCGCTTCACCCGCACCCTGCTCGGCGCCGACTACGCCGTCGTCAGCACGGGAGAGGGCGGGCACCTGCGCGCCTGCGCGGGGGTGGGCATCCAGGCGGCGCTCCCCTCCCCCGAGGACGATCCGCTCGCCCGCTGCGTGGTGGAAGCCGGCAAGCCCGTGTACCTGGGCGACGGCGAGGAGCTGCGCGCGGACGACTTCACTCTGCACGCCACGGAGGGGATGCGGGCGGGGCTGGGCGTGCCGCTCTCCCTCTTCGGCGAGCACTTCGGCGCGCTGGTGATCGGCTACCGCGAGCCGTACCGCATCACCCGGCAGGACGCGCGGCTCGCCGTAACGCTGGCCCGCCACGCCGCCGTCGCCATCAGCAACGCGCAGCTCCACCGCGCCGTCGAAGAGCGCTCGCGCGAGCTGGAGGGCGCGTACGAGAAGCTGAGCGAGCTGTCGGCGGTGAAGGAGCGCTTCTTCAACATGGTGAGCCACGAGCTGCGCACCCCCATCAACTCCGTGAAGGGGTACGGCGACCTCCTGCTGCGCGGGGCGGCGGGCCCGCTTCCGGACCGGGCGAAGCTCTACCTGGAGAGGTCGCGGACCGCCACGCTGACCCTGATGGAGCTGATCAACGACCTGCTGGACTTCGCCAAGCTGGACGCGGGGCGGATGGAGGCGTCGCTGGAGCCCTGCCCCCTGCGCGAGCTGATGGATGCGTCCATCGCCGTGGCGGAGCCGCTCGCCAGCGCCCGCGGCCTGCGCCTCCGCTCCGAGCCGGGGGAGGGCGCGCCGGTCCTGCGCACCGACTCGAGGCGGGTGAAGCAGATCCTCACCAACCTCCTCTCCAACGCCATCAAGTTCACGCCCGACGGCGAGGTGGTGCTCGCCGCGCGCGCGGATGGGGAGTGGATGGAGCTACGCGTCTCCGACACGGGGCGCGGCATCCCCGCCGAGCACCTGGACCGCATCTTCGAGGAGTTCCATCAGCTCCCCGGCTCGGAGGGGACGGGGCTGGGGCTCCCCATCTCGCGAAAGCTGGCGCGCCTGCTGGGCGGCGACCTGCGCGTGGAGAGCGAGGTGGGCGCCGGATCGACCTTCATCCTCCGCATCCCCGGCGTGCTCCCCCCGCGCCACGACGACTAG